gagggaggaacaaAGCAGGGCAGCGGGCGTGTTTCTGCTGCGTGTTTGGTGTGGTTGGCATCTGGCATGTTGGCATGAGTTGTGGCGGTACTGatgctgtgcatgtgtatgtttttttatgtcAGTGTTCCATTATGTATATGGTATACATAATGGAAATctgacagtgagtgtgtgtgtgtgtgtgtgtgtgtgagagagagagagagagagagagagagggagagagagagagagagagagcgagagagtgtgattgtgtgaattTCATGATGTCTAGGACGAGAAGTTACTTAGGCTGAGGGGGGCACACAGAGAGCAGGCCATCTGGTCTGATATGGCTTacattcctctgtgtgtgtgtgtttgtgtgtgtgtgtgtgtgtgtgtgtgtgagaacaaaGGTCataggagggggagagaagagagagagagagagagaaccacccAGAGCAGCAGCATCCCACAGAAGGTTTGCGtgagagtgtgtaagtgtgcgagtgtgtgtgtgtgtgtgtgtacttctgaGGAGCTCTGACTGGCGTGACTAGCAGAACGACATGTAAATGAGTTACAGTTGCTCCACGTATATTTAGCAGCCCTATCGCATATGTCTGTAAGATATTTCTCTCGCTAGGGTCTCATGGGTTTCTTATTCCCTCTGAGGTGGATTTACTTTTCCAGACATGTTTTTGATGAGAAAATGTTTTACCAAAGTACAAGTGAGCTTGGATCTGGGATTTATGTGAAGTGCTTACATTGTGATAGGAAcatgatagcagcactgtaaccTGGCTGACTGAAGTGGAGAGTGACCTCACAGTAACACCCGTTCTAATTGGCTCTCTGACCACAGGTGTGCGGAGCACGTGCCACTGCCATGCTGTCACTGGACGAACCGCTGGACCTGAAGCTGCCGTCGGGCAGAGACCGCGCGCCACAGAGAATGTCCATCTGCGCCCCACTGCATGCCACCCGCGCCCGCCAGGCCCGCACCGCTAACGACAAGAGCGTCATCACGCCCGTGCCCCCCTCCTCACCGCCCACAGGTCAGTCAGCGGCCAAGAACATCGAAAGAATAGAAAtcgacattttttttttttaggtgacCAGAGGTGTACATGGCAGCGAGGACCTGTGTCCCTCGGGTAATGCATTATACTGAGCGAGCACACGAAGGTGGCACACATGACTTACCAGGTAATGCCTGCAGACTTCACGCAGTGCAATGGCATTCTTAATGGCAGGGTTCCCTCATCATGGTGTCTGTAAACAACAGACATGGCGTGAAGCAGGCTATTGTTTTGGGTGACCGTGTGAGCTCACCTCACCACTATGGCTGCCAATATGATCTAATTACCCCCCTCTCattcactatctctctctctctctctctctttctctctctgtggcctAGCACTGACCTGTGTCTGATGGGGCCCGTGATGGAATCATTTAGATGTGACGTCACTAACCTATATATGTCTATAGCTTAGCGTGATGCTAGCGGCACAAAAGGACATTGGTTCATTTTtctcagagcagagagagagagagagagagagagagagagagggagagagagagagagagttacagaCATGCGTGCACATGACATGCATAATGGCTGAAATCAGCCGCTGTGTAAGTAGAATGAAATGTTAATGAGCAATCAGGAGGTTACTGATAGAGACGTAGTGACCTCAGAGATGATGGCCCCAGTGctgctggagaggagaggagagggcggaGTGGCCAGGGGGAGCTCACTGTGGCTTGGACACTCACCCAGATATCttggaaaagaaaacaaaacgtggacagcgagagagagagagagagagaacaatggAGTGACTCACAGCTGTTTGGAGTGGAAAAGTTTGAAGTGTGTTATTATCACTGTGccgaataaataaataatgcgtttaccacacatacatacatagctaATCTGGAAAAGAAGGGAGTAACTTGGAGTCAGATCTTcacatatatctatatatctatcacCACATCAATCACTACATTCtgttttctatgtgtgtgtgtgttgtgtctatatgtgtgccTGGGATATAGGAATTCCCACCTGTGAGTTCTTTACCTTGAAATGCCtttaatcctctctctctctctctctctctctctctctctctctcctccccctcctcataCCTGTACTGCAGGTGTGCCGGTGTCCCCCCAGGCAAAGCAGGAGCCCCAGACCCCCCCTGCCATGGACCTGACCTCTCGACACAACTCAGCACCTCCCTCCCCTGTGGACACCCAGTCTAACGGGGTCGCCACACACTCCTTCCTCCCCAGGGTACGTATAGGCCAGCATGCTACcctgtgaaatgtgtgtgtgggtgtgtgtgtaggtgggggttTTTTGGGATTGCGATTTTGATAAGGtttgttttaactttttaaCTTTTAGCTTTGACGGACGATAAAAGGATACTTAGATATCAATGTCTATGAGCCCAGAGCCGTTCCAGCCATCACAAATAATAACCACAAAGAATTTATTTCAGTTCACCTGCCCTTCGAAAGGCATGTTTGAGCTATCTCGTAGAtggatggggtgtgtgtttcAAACTGTTCACCCCAAACCCAGGTGTTTAAAAGCCAGTCTGAAAATAGTACGAATGAATCCTGAGGGAGACTATCAAATTCCATAATGCACGCTTTGGGAATGCATGTTCAAGAACACGTGTCTTTATAATCACACACTCCCGTGATGGTGTCGGGGTCGTGACCCACGTTAAAGGATGACGTGAGCCAAAGCCGGGATGTTATCACCTGAATTTGAAACATTGTACATCTACATAGTTTCTCCTTATTTGGACCCACAAAAAGTAAGGTCTGTCAGAAAAATCTACTTGTGAACCTAAACATGGCCTCTGAAATAGAGTtggcaaaaaatatttttcggAAATGTTTCCCCTCTGTTAGTCCTTCCCGAAACTATTGGGCTCTGGCATTTTATATTTGAATAGTTTACATGTATTCAGACTGAAATATATTATCCAAATACAGAGTATATTCAATGTAAATCTCCTACAAAGAGCCTTTACAGACGTCTCTTTTTTGAGACTGTGGCACTGAAGGGTGCTTTTAAGGAGTTTTAGACTCCACTCTGTAACCTACATTTGCGCTAACTCAGTCAGGCTTAAGTACTTATACTGTGTGGAGCGTTAGGGAACAGGACAGACTGTGAATTAACGCCTTAGTTTCCCCGTGCTCCAGACCCGAGTGTGTTAGAaaaagaggctgtgtgtgtgtatatatctgtgtaaatgtgtgtgtgtgtgtgtgtgtgtgtgtgtgtgtgtgtgtgtgtgtgtgtgtgtgtgtgtgtgtgtgtgtgtgtgtcctctaagTTAGCTGTCAGTGTCTTGTGCCTGACCAGAGCATGGGAAGGGGGCTGgaagggttggggggggggggttgaaaaTCAAATCATTGTCGGAGGGGCCATGGTGTCCCCGTAAGAACTCATTAGCCATCACATGCGCTCCTCCTGCGCCGGCCGTGCCTGACGCCCATTCAGCCCCACCGACTGCTGGCCACTCATTTAGACGTCCAAATCGAATCTTGGCCCGGCGCATTCTCCCCAACATGCTGTTTGCCACCTTTGTCCAGCCAAGGAAACTGGAACACACGACAGACAGGTCACACATAGCCGCATGCACActggtggcctgtgtgtgaggCCGCTCGCCGCGCCCTGTCCACTGATCTACGTTAACGCCGTAGTGCGTCATGTTGTTGAACACTGTCCACTGTCTTCACTTTCAGATAGTTATGGAGAAGCTCCATCCTCTGAGAGAGAAATGTTAGATACGCTCCTACAGCTGCTGTTATCAGTGTCGTTCAGTCAGGAGGCTCACACAGGTGCACGTCCTTACCTGTTGCTTATTTTGTGAGTGCTCAGCTTAGCACTCGGAAGGCAGGAAATGGGTTCCTATGGTCAAGTCTGGTGTAAGTTAAGACTACTGCTAACAGTGCTGGGTGCAGCTTTAAAGCAGAACAAAAAAGTCTTAAAGTCTTGTCTTAAAGCAGACAAACAATCGATATGCATAGAATAGACTGGAATACCAAGAAAGAGGGTGTGGGTTTAGAATATGTCTGAAACCAGCAAACTCTGCATTCAGCACAAAAAGTTCCTTTAAGGGtttgtagaaaaaaaatacagttaAGAGCTAAGGACCGGCCGAGGCATCAGGAACAGCTGGAGctgttgtgctggtgtgtgtgtgtgtgtctgtgtggggtggtagtgtgtgtgtgtgtacacgaaTGTATTTGTGCTTTGGAGGGGGGTGGCAGAGGTCCGGCATGTGCAGACCTCACGCCCAGTAACTCAATTCAGCTCATATGTAATTTAATTCCCCGTCAATCTGTGGTGTGTGGCTCATTTAGTGACGGCACCAACCTCCATATCTCCACACACAGACTATACACTGATAAAGATGCCCCCATCTGAACCCTCACCATGAACGAGATATAgataaacagaaagagagagagagagagtgagagagagagagagagagagagagagagagaggcctatgGTTTATTACATTACTTTGTAACCCCTGGAATCTATTCAACAAATCATGATgacattttcagttttcaatCACAGTTTATCTCCATCTAACACCGATATTGACCCCAATCAGTTTCCCATAGAGCAAAAGTGCTGACCTGCCTGTGTCCCATGGCCTGTCCATTCCCATTGCTTAGAAATGTGCTCTCCCTTTTCTCCGCCTCTATGCACACTAAACATTGACCATATGTGCGAAAAACGCTGCACAAAAAAACCAACCCCACAATCCAGCtttcctctctcattcctcccccaaccccccctccaTTTATGAGGCCAGTCCTCAAGAACTCCCACTCTTTCCTCCCAGTGGACGGGGAGCTGGCCACAAGTGCTGCGTGGCTCCAGCTCGAGCCAGGGCTGTCGGCCTGCGCACAGGCCGGCCCCTCCCTGCGACCTCCGAGGGGTGAAGCCTTCCCTATTCATCatccctcactcactccctctatccctctctctctctgtctagggGTCGTGACCTTGATGTTGTTTtttgcctttctttctttcgttcgtttgtttgttctgtctttctctctctctctctctcgctcgtcCTCCTCGTGTCCATTTTGGTCGCGTCTGCTGCTGACTTGAGTGAGTCATTCTCATTAGCGCAGACATAGACAGCTCTTATTGCCTGCTTTCTCAGCTGCCTTAGCTGACGGCTGAGGAGATACCCCAAGTAAACTATActcgctctctgtgtgtgtgtgtgtgtgtgtgtgtgtgtgtgtgtttatgtacttAAGGGAATATGTCTGGGCTTGTTCTCCCTGCAGAGTTAGCTAAGGCATTTTGATTTAATTTGCCAATAGcgcatcatctctctctctctctctctctctctctctctctctctatctctcacctcTCCATACCTTCTCACAGGAGTCTGCAAACGCCCACTACCTGGAGGGCGGGGCCTCAGCACAGGGATTCCAGTTCTTCCTGCCCATTGGTGCAGGGGGTGGCTTCCAGCTCCCCTCCTCCCTGTTCATTGGTCGGAACGGGGAGAAGCGCACGTCACCCGAGCCCTCCTCAGACGAGCAGCTGGCCTGCCGCTggaagaaggtgtgtgtgtgtgtgtgtgtgtgtgtgtgtgtgtgtctgggggggggGCGTGGTGGAGCCGTCGTTTAAGTGAGTCCCTTCAGAAAGTGTTGCGGTGATTGAGATTCAGCCATCTGTGCATGGCTCCACCAAGCTTAGCTACAAGGGCAGAAATCACTAAAGAATGTGTTGTGTGATAATGACATGTTGGCTCTGATATAAGTAACTCTATGATATCTATTTGGGAAAAATACTTTTCACCTACTtgtataaaaacataaaaacaaaacactcttGTTAACACCTTGTTAACACTGTTGCTGCCATTGTAGCTTAAGAAGGCCTCTAATACTCAAGTGAAACCCTCATGCATCACATCATCTGAAGGGCTGTCTGGTTTGCATAGAAGAATTTGATATGTAGAgatttttaaaaacaatgttCCAAAGGAAATAACAAGAAAGGTATAAACGTATAGCTTATCAAGTTATAACTTTAAATAATTAAGATGTCCTCCATATTTACTTTCATGCTTTATTTCCTGCTATCTGAGCAGCATATGGCGTGTACTAAATAGACAACAGGGcgtattttttaaaacattagTCCAATAATTCCTGAAGAAGACCTCAGACCGTGTTAGGAGCAACCATGCACCCTCTGGTGGTCAAAGTAGAAAGCACGCCCCTTAGGACTAACTGTTAACAGCATTAAACTTGGGAGTGCCTGAATGCAcgataacaaaaaaaaactactgGACTTCAGTGTTTCAGTAATGTTTCTGAGTGGATTAAACACAGTGTATTGCCACATTACTGGGTAAGCACAGGGAATAGCTCTATAGTTTAGGTAAGAGTTTGTGAAGATTATTACCATCTTATAACCTAAAGAAGTTAGTGTATCTCATATGTATCAGGGATTACGTTCATTTGCTATTTCTTTTTTGGTTCTTGGTCATCATGCTGTAATAAGGTTATGAATTTGATTTCAAAAAGTACATTTTCAAGTGCCCGCTGTACCGACATGTGGAATCTAAATTGTTCACTGTTTCCTTCTTTGCCCCTCCTTTTCTGcaactctttcttttcttcctgtCGTTTTCTCTGTCTCACATCTTGCTCTCTAGTGCCGCCTGCTGTTCGACTCGCTGCAGGACTTGGTGGATCACGTTAATGACTTTCATGTGAAGCCTGAAAAGGATTCTGGGTACTGCTGCCACTGGGAGGGGTGCGCACGCAGAGGGCGTGGTTTTAACGCCAGGTAAGGCTTTAACCGCTTCTTTATGGGTGATCTGTAATGTTAATTGTAAAGTCAGTATGGAAAAGTAACTAATGAAATGGAAAATATGtttttgacttttgacttttgtTTGTATCCTTAGTCCTACCTTTCAAGATAAACTATTTTCATTAAACATGTGGAATTTATGACTTTATCTCTTAATAGAAAAAGTTATAAGATAAAAATATGTTTCTATGGGGTGTTAAGGAAACAAagtcatcataataataataataataataataataataataataataataataataataataatagttaatAAAGTCAGACAATATCATTGTCTAAACTGATCTGTTCTTGACCTGACCTGTCTTGTTTTTATTATCATGCAGGTACAAAATGCTGATCCATGTTCGCACCCACACCAACGAGAAGCCTCACCACTGCCCTACCTGCAACAAGAGCTTCTCACGCCTGGAGAACCTCAAGATACACAACCGCTCACACACAGGtaggaaaaccacacacacatacacatacacatgcactcacactcacatacacaaccacTAGCGATAGCTATgaaaaccagacacacacacacacacacacaaaccttacacagtcacatacaaaATTGCTCACAAACAGGTAGGAAAACCCTAacatacacataacacatacacaaatgctgacacttgacacacacacacacacacacacacacacacacacacacacaggatgggtaaaaatacataaaatgtatttggaaataaaataccaaatacctTACTCATATATGTATCAAATGAAACTTCAAAATACAGTAGCCAtgccatgtatcaaaataaaatactgtttttttgtattttgaaaatactatAAAGACTTTTTTCAATGGAGTATGAAATCTATCAGTTGATTGGTGAGTTGATGAAGTAGACAATGTCCTACAGCATCAGACTTTCTCTGCCTGACAAGGCATTCCATAATCAAATATGCTGACCCCCCTGTTACTGACATCCCAATGTAATCTTATGGTCACCTAAATAAAGGTTAGTTTTAAAGTAACTCATGtacaaagaacttttccttGATGACTCATAATGATGATGTTCAGTAATACAGTAGATTGTCTACTTCAACATCAGCAACAATGACTCAGTGACTAATTCAATGAATGATAAGAATGATTAGAAGCCAGGTCTGATTTAGACCACATAGCATTTGTACAGTTTTCAGTTATTCAGCACTATCACTGGTGTGTTTCATCACTGTAGCTACATAATTTAGTTTACGGCTGAAAAAGAAACATACATTTTTATGTGCACAACGTCTATTAATTTGTATATGGCAGTAAATTTGTCACATGCAAATGTAACATCTCTCTATGTAGCCATCATGCTTCATATTCAAAGTCTGTGTAGATTTTAAGCAGTTAACAGAGTTGACAAGAACTTTGAGACGGACAGAAAATGGGCATTGTATATAACTGATGTTGTAACAGTTAGTAAATGAATCTCCAAAAAATAGATTGTTAGACTTGATAACATCATGTTTAGTCAAGTTAAATGCATGACTCTGTAGTCGGAGACAGTCATAATATGGGGTGTAGAAGTAATTTagttaatattttgtggatAAATTGGgtctaaaataaatataaagcaTTGTTATTGGTGAAAGGGTGTTTTATTAGCATAATTGTTCAAAATTGATTCcataaagatttatttttttgataatAAACTAAATCTTTATCATGGAGACGGGAAATGTACCCTGAATTATAGAGTGAcccatataatataatataatataatataatataatataatataatataatataatataatatcatatgTTAGGTGCCTTTCCCTTTAGAAGGAGAGACCAAACAACTCGAGGAGAACCTGTCTTGGATCGCAGAGGAGTGTCATGCAATGTTCAATGCATTTCAGCTGAGCACTGCAAATTACAACAAAACATTATGTGAGCTAACTGGATAGTTAGAAGGAACTAGGCTATGTTCAGATGTAAAGGTTTGGCAACATTTGCATAGCCTGTTACTCATGTCATTAAAAACCAATGGTGAATTAACTTAATTTCATTGCCTAGGTTACAGACACAGACTTGAGAGATGGAAGTCAGCAGATCagctattattatttgttaaagGAAGATAACTTTGATAGGACTTCAAGATGAAGTTTTAAAATGAAACATGCTGAATGTTGTGCCACAGTATTCACAAAGCATGGTTCATCTCAGAGCATAACATAGATGCAACTCAGCTCCAAATGGTTCATCTCAGAGCATAACATAGATGCAACTCAGCTCCAAATGGTTCATCTCAGAGCATAACATAGATGCAACTCAGCTCCAAATGGTTCATCTCAGAGCATAACATAGATGCAACTCAGCTCCAAATGGTCTCGAAACGTGACAatttctcttttcctttttttcccctctgcatATACTGTACCTTACATGATTCAATTAGAAAAATGGACTACTCAattaaaactattttaaaactacTGTTAAGACTATTTGAACACAAAAAGGTTGTGTTTCATTCAAAACTGACTCTTTTATACGGTCTGATAAATTGGACAGTCCTAACTTTTAATGTATGATGTCATCACGCTATGTCTTAagtatactgctcaaaaaaataagggaacacttacagttttccacaattgttaaaacacatttttgaaaccttccacccttttctccattctcaaactacattcacagaatgtctgacagttctttcaaaataaaacactcgcctcaaaagtttcacttgtgctcagaaccaaacagtgtcagagtaccgatccagtgtaggattgaagtgttcccttatttttttgagcagtatattttacagattgaaaaaaaaatacaaaacaaaataaagtattttgatacaaaatatgaaggCATTTCCATCATTCAaatcaaatacaaattacaaagtaatattttgtattttgtattcgtattttaaatacatgtgtcagaaatactgcccatagctgcactcaaacacacacacacacacaaacacacacacacacatatacaaacatacacactcacatgcacaacTGCTCACGGGtaggaaaaccacacacacacacatacagaactgCCCACAAACAGGTAAGAAAAccagacacgcatacacatttGTTTTCAGAACTGCTCACACACAGGAAGGAAAGCCTCCCTtgtcatcacacatacacacactaatggaGATATATCTgtacattcatgcacacacacaaaaatacacatacCTATGGGTCAATAtatatgcacatatacacaaattCTCACATTTAGACCCTTTTTATAGCATGTaggcctaaacacacacacacaccctgacacacatatacaaacatttataTCCTGTCTTTAGGGTTGGATATTTTGGaaacttttgaaaaaaataaatgtgccaACCATTTTTGATtctttcaccagccactcaATAGTAAATAATTATTTTGTGTCCATAGAATGTAACCATAGAATACATAACTGTGACTATACCACACCctatccctaaccctaaccacaTGCCTAAGAAACAAAACATTGTTAACTTAGTGGggacaaaattatttttttgacATGTTTTAATAGCTTAGTGgggatcccacacacacacacacacacacacacacatacatacatacatacatacatacacacacccccaaacacatgctcacacacacttctgagtgcatacaaacacccacccacaatgACATACCTTACCATACCTGcatacctctctttctctctcctgtagGCGAGAAGCCCTACATCTGTCCCTATGAGGGCTGCAACAAGCGCTACTCCAACTCCAGTGACCGCTTCaagcacacgcgcacgcactaTGTGGACAAGCCCTACTTCTGCAAGATGGTGGGCTGCCTGAAGCGCTACACTGACCCCAGCTCCCTGCGCAAGCACATCAAGGCCCACGGTCACTTCGTGGCCCAGGAGCAGAACCCCT
This window of the Alosa alosa isolate M-15738 ecotype Scorff River chromosome 7, AALO_Geno_1.1, whole genome shotgun sequence genome carries:
- the glis2a gene encoding zinc finger protein GLIS2, with the translated sequence MLSLDEPLDLKLPSGRDRAPQRMSICAPLHATRARQARTANDKSVITPVPPSSPPTGVPVSPQAKQEPQTPPAMDLTSRHNSAPPSPVDTQSNGVATHSFLPRESANAHYLEGGASAQGFQFFLPIGAGGGFQLPSSLFIGRNGEKRTSPEPSSDEQLACRWKKCRLLFDSLQDLVDHVNDFHVKPEKDSGYCCHWEGCARRGRGFNARYKMLIHVRTHTNEKPHHCPTCNKSFSRLENLKIHNRSHTGEKPYICPYEGCNKRYSNSSDRFKHTRTHYVDKPYFCKMVGCLKRYTDPSSLRKHIKAHGHFVAQEQNPSSGMEALLKAGRLVASSGGPPMLGCAQPKGDSTPPPELPYVAGAHIVLPGAAAAAAALFGGHGLQGLGGASLPLSNIGPLDLSALGSRVASTPGLSHGGHLGLGKPPSLLSPLFPGASLGLGPLLAGRVRGRKRAREEEDDEDDEERMDEEDGEEEEVGFGRDPLSWVVIPPGMVVLRPAVVS